CGTCCCTTGTtctattgtaatagttaatgtttatctataatatggaaataagattgaaCAACGatgtaatcacatatttttaatccaaaatataataaaacaaggctATTGATGGATAAAGTCTTTATAGATAGTAAGGTTTAGTTCCTTTTATTTGCTGTTCCCTTTTTCACATTCAATAGTTAACATTTTTccctaaaattaataaaaaaaatggttttcataGCTATATAACTTGGATGTTAagcccccaaaatggccgacatcaagaatgctgacgtcacgtgaacATATTTATAACAAGTAACAACTTGTTCAGTACATATGCGAACAAGATGTAACAGGAATAGatgagaattattttttttgactctagtattaccaaaattaattaatgatatgtAACAAGAGATAGATTGTCAGAAGTAgctcaattttataataattaactgTCCATTGATTCTTGACATAGTTatagattaatattaataacaatatttaagaGCCAGTCTTTCCcttacaaatatcaaattatataatgttttggGCTTACACTTCAACAAATGGAGGATTAAAGAATAGAAAGCCAAAAGTattgctataaaatatttttaaaatagacttGAGTACATACTTATATTAGGGCGATCAGGACATTTAAACCTCAGTGCAATAGTCacgtgtttttgttttatttggcGGGGCGGGGGGTCATGAGGAACCTTTTATAGAAAATCCTTGACTGGACTTTGTGTCAGAGatgtaactaaaaaataaactcgaTTATGTCGGTGAGATTTTCAATTGAAAACCTTAATTCGAGCTACTCCGAGGAATTGGAGATTAAAAgggttcttaaaaaaatatgagtacgTGGGAGGGAGATTGGACAGAGGGAtagcttttttaatttcataaggGGCCTGGAAATCGAAAGATTCGGAGATTACAGGTCATGAATCTacgaaaagaaaatatatgagaTCTATAAACAACAAAAGGGAATCTAtgggcaaaaatgtttttgttgagGGAATATTGCAGgcaataaattgtaaaaagcTGGACTTTTCCATGCATTGATTCATTTACAGAACCACAATAAATACTTTAACTTTTGgaaacatatattgaaaaacacCGCAGGAGAGAAAATGGTTTTtctgtataattgaaaaagatacCCTGGAacgttttttcttaaaatgtacGCATTTTGAAGGGATAATAAGTCGAGTTTCAGAGATAGTGTATGAGAGATACAGAGTTTcattaaaagaaaaggaagacaAACAGAACCCTGGcactgtttttataattttttgagcagggttaagaataaaaatcccacaaaaatatatgaagagATTTGTAATCTCTAGTtaatagtttcaaaatattaagtgttctcttttttttggaatacaaaATAAGGTCACCCTGATATACATCATTATGTGATAATTGATAACTAAGTAGGATTCAACCTGAaggtatatttaaaagaagCAATATCTAATTGAATGTTACGTAAAAATTACATGAATCCCATACTTCTTTTTCTGACCTATGCATAGAATAGAATTGATCACGAATCAGTAATGAATCAAAGAAGGATTAAAATTGAGGTAGATGCGcgatatttattcaaattttggttTGAGTCACTTAAACAATGATATAAGTTAATGATACTTAAGAAAAATagcatattaaatataaatatatatttttttaaaaagtatttgaataaaacacattaaaagttatttaaaaaaaaaccaaaaaaaaattgtgtctcCGAGACTATACgaagatatataattatatagagtaatgttattatttaagagggtttattcataaaaagtattaattaaatagaaaaagggGTATATATCATGTAGTCATGACGCGTTAGCTAacatataacattaaattttttataaaaaaaatggtaggaAACATGGGTAATAATTATGAGGGGGATATGCAGCGCAACGActggcaaaatatatataaatgtgtatatatatataaatctgaatgaataagataattaaatagtaatagaATAATTACATAGTAGTATCATCAGATGAGGAGTCTCTATTTCTCCTAGAAGCTAACCTTTCTTCTCGGATTCGCGTTTCAATTTCATGGTTATCGATTAATTCACTATTCCCATTGATATCACCGTTATTATTGAGATCGAAttccatattttcatttgaattccCTATATTTTCACTGTATGGCGGTGGAGGATCATTATTACCAAATATTGCTCTGTATGAAGGAGGCCGATGTAACGGTGGCCGCTCTAAAGTTTGAACACGATTGCTTATGAAATAAGTGTTTCTCACACGAGGTGGAGTTCTTCCTCCAATCTGATGCGTCCAGGAGCTTCTACTATGATATATACCGATTGCGAatataaaaccaaaaacaattaaaaaaactgttgtACAAGCTGAAATGTAATTACTCATATTATATACGTTGCCAGGCATGAACTCGAAATATAGACATACCCACAACTGTAAGAATCGtagaatgaaaattattatcatcCTCGGCAATTTGAAGGAACTTCAtatccattttattaaaattacgaTGAAACTCGATCAATGCATTACAGCATTTAGGAACAAAGGTACAGTTGACATCAAAGTCCGGATTGCAGCAAAGATTTGTGTCCATACAACGACCGTCTGCACAATGAAGCTTTGATTCACATGGGTCTGGACCACAGACTAGGAGATCCTCATCATTTCCTTGAGGACAATCCAGAACACCGTCGCAGACGTGATGATTTGGAATGCAGTTTCCATGACTGCATTGGAAGACTCCTTCATCACAAAGACCCTTTCCTAGgtgtataaaaaagaagaataagtaAAGAATGGATAAAACGACAACTGTTGATTCTTATTCCATGTTTGGGGtctatttaaaggtttttttttttttttttctaaagactGTTAATgtgaattatattcataatgtcAGTACAATGAGAAATGCACTTACTATCATAGACTTGTAACtgcatttttttgctaaaaatctCCTCTCCACGATAATGATCCCAAACCCCCGAAGCTAAACATTGATACACTCCTTTATGTTCAAGATTGACTTGATCAAAGATAATACTGAGTGTGTTAACCCCTTTGAGGTGCGTAATCCCCTCTATAAAGCCCAACAAATGCCAACTAAGTTGGGGCTCACTCTCTAAGCCGTCTCGAACAAGACACGTCAGATTCAGTGGACTTCCGACCTCCAGGGTTATTATGTCttcttgagttttttttatgctTCCAGAGGAGGAACTTCCAATAATGGAGACTTTGTCCTTTAATATTCGACGATCACGACACTCgcctattaattataaaatgaggAGAAAAGACCTATTTATTAGTAAACATTACAGGTGACATAATGAACTTGACAACACACCGACCTTGTGAGGAGAGGAGTGGGAGAAGGTACACGAAATAACGAATCATTTCCATGACAACAAGGACACGAATGAGTTGACATAAAATCGAATTCTGTAGCgtatttgatattattcaattgtgaaagaaaaatcaaaattgaaaaataatttcgtcaCTCTCCAGTAGCAGTAGCAGCAGCAGTGGTGGACACCAGGCTGTAGCACTTATTCACTCTTAGCAGCAACTAGTAAAtcattatgttttaaataaatatacacaaaagGATCAAgcactccaaaaaaaaaagataataaaacaaaagaaataaaaaagattgtccGTAATAGAGATGAGTCTTGACCAAGGAGCCCCAATCCTTGCCCGATTGCTCTTCATCTAATAGTAGTAGCAAACTGACTCAAGGTGTTACAAAGAACAGCTACAGCTTCGCCCTCTAGCACCTATTATTTCAAACATGCAGCTAGCTAGTGGTTAGCAGTAAGCTTAGGAGAAGTACGTCAACTACGACCTCTGAATCAACTCGTACAAATGTAATAGATAATAATACTGTCTCGACTCATCCCc
The genomic region above belongs to Lepeophtheirus salmonis chromosome 8, UVic_Lsal_1.4, whole genome shotgun sequence and contains:
- the LOC121122992 gene encoding uncharacterized protein, which encodes MEMIRYFVYLLPLLSSQGECRDRRILKDKVSIIGSSSSGSIKKTQEDIITLEVGSPLNLTCLVRDGLESEPQLSWHLLGFIEGITHLKGVNTLSIIFDQVNLEHKGVYQCLASGVWDHYRGEEIFSKKMQLQVYDRKGLCDEGVFQCSHGNCIPNHHVCDGVLDCPQGNDEDLLVCGPDPCESKLHCADGRCMDTNLCCNPDFDVNCTFVPKCCNALIEFHRNFNKMDMKFLQIAEDDNNFHSTILTVVACTTVFLIVFGFIFAIGIYHSRSSWTHQIGGRTPPRVRNTYFISNRVQTLERPPLHRPPSYRAIFGNNDPPPPYSENIGNSNENMEFDLNNNGDINGNSELIDNHEIETRIREERLASRRNRDSSSDDTTM